A segment of the Dissulfurirhabdus thermomarina genome:
CAATATCGGTGTTCTTGGGGGGCGCCACCCGGGAGAGCAGGAAGGGGGCCTGCTCAAAAAGGTGGTCGAACCACGACACTTCGACATCCACCCCCAACCGCATGAGTGCTGGGGCCAAGCGCTCGACGAAGACGTCGGCTCCGCTTCCCGTCCGCAACGTCGGCAGCCAGAGTTTCATGTGGCTGCCCTCCGTGTTTCTGATGGCGTCGCCCCAGGTTGCCAAATGCCGATTCTTTGCGGATTTTTCCGTCGTTGCGACGTACTATTGGCCCGCCTCATGCGTTGCCATCTATTTGACCGTTTTTGCGGAGGCATCTATTATTTCTTGCGTGGACGAACGGGCAAAGGGAACGGCGCAAGTCCGAAGGCTGCCAGAGGCGAAATGCTCCGATATTTAATGGCCCTGAAAAGAGCCCTGGCGCTCAAGACGAGGCTCTTACCCAGCAGGGCCCGAAAAACGTCCCAAAAGCCATCAGACAGGCAAAAAGAGAGGCGCCAATGAGCCCTGGCCATGTTGTATTCATAAAAGAAGGATCCCTTCCTTGTCGCGGCACTGCCCGCATGCTCAACGATCACCTCCTTGGCGAGGATGATCGGGACATTTTCCCGGGCCGCACGAAAACAATACTCTAAATCTTCCCCATACATGAAAAACGATTCGTCAAAGTAGCCGACCTTCTCCAAGAGATCTCGATCGAAGGCAAGGGCGCAACCGGTCAGATAAAAGAGGAAACCTTTTCCTTGCCACCAAGGCCTCTCGGTGATCAGGCCGAGATACTTGTGGTAATACCTCCCCCGGCAGACCTCTCCGCCCCAGGCAATGGCCGGCGCGATGAGACTCCCGGGGTGACGGGCAAAGGCGTCGGTGAGAACGGGCCCGGCGCCATCCAGCAGTACGGCATCATTGTTCAAGACCAGGAACCTGGAAAAACCATCGGAAAGCGCTTCGCGCAAGCCTAGATTGACGCCGGCGGCGAATCCGAGGTTCTCCGGCGGGGAAAGCAATATGACGCCTTTATCTTCCCGGTACTTGTCCTGGAGTTTTTCTTTTTCTTTGAGGTCGGCTGAATTGTCGACGAGGTAGATGTTTGCTTCCAAGCTTCTTTTGACGGAATTCACGCAGGCGAAGGTGGCTTCGCTTCCAAAATAATTAAGAATAATTACAGCGGTACTCGATTTATTAATCACGTTAAGGTTTCATGAATCTAAGGTAACGGGATATCTTTTTATAGAAAGAGTAAAATATATATGTAATAGGATAGCATTCCTTTATTATATTGCTTGCTTCCAAACGAAATGCTTCGTCAACAATGCGTGAACTCATTCCCGAATCATTGAATATGGATACACATACCGGCACATAGACAAACTTTATATCCTTCTTGGCGTAAAGTCTCAAGTTGAGGGCATAGTCGGCCAAAACCTTGTACCTGGTTTCAAAAGAAAATTCCTTGAATGCGAAAGAAGGATAAAATATGGCTTGATGTGGAATGTTTTTTGTTATAAGTTTTATCAAGTTAAACTTACCACCATACGTCTTCCCGCTGCTGGAAAACTCTACGTTCCCGTAATATAGATTTTTCGGATTGTCCATTATCTCGGCGAATTGCCCGAGGCAGTCGAGAAGTATGTCATCGGCGCCGAGAAATAATATCCAATCCCCGGAAGCCTTCTTGACGCCCTTGTTCATGGCGTCATATATTCCTTCATCTTTTTCGCTTATCCAGTAGTCAATTCTGTTTTCATATTTCTTTATTATCTCTAATGTATTGTCTGTTGACTTTCCGTCAACAATAATGTATTCGATATTTTTGTAAGATTGATCTAAAACACTTTTTATGGTCTTTTCTATTGTTCGTCCGCCGTTATAAACGACCGTGATGATCGAGATCAGCGGTTTGACAGGCCAGCGGCTTTTTTTGCGTCGTCCGGTGACGTTGAGGCCGCCCTCTTTTCTGGCCTCGTCAGCTGGCGTAGAAACAGAAGCCACGGGAATTCCTTGGGACAGGATGTGTTGTCCTGGGGATTTTGCCATGCATTTTTGGTGATGTGCCTTTCGGTATTTCTCGAAGCCTGCATCTATCCGGGGTCGAGCAGCCCTACGCCGCGCCATGCCTGCCCTGCTCTTCCTGCGCCTGCTTATACCAATCTATATACCGCGGTATTATGACTTTTTCACTGAAGCGGCTCACAGCCGCCGCCCTGGCGTGCGTGCGTAACATCCGGTGGCGTTCCCGGTCGACGAGTACCCAGCTGATCCCTTCGGCCAAGTCTTCGGTGTCGAACGCCCGGGCGAGGTAACCCGTGCGCTTGTGTTCGACGATGTCTGGCAGGCCGCAGGTGTCGAAGGCCACAACGGGAGTGCCGCAGGCCAAGGATTCCACACCGGTATTGGGCAGGTTGTCTTGGCGTGACGGGATCACCAAGACATCAGCGGCGTTATAGAGCAAGCACAGGCTGATGTCATCATGCAAGTGGCCGATGTAATGAACAGGGAAGCCGGGTTCCGGAGGCCTGTCCGGGGCCGGTTGGCCGAACACCACCAAATGCAGCTTTTCCATCTTTTCATGGAGGTGCGCCAGGGCGTCGAGCAGCAGGTCGAACCCCTTACGCGGGTCACGCCCACCGTCCATGGAGCCGAACAGCACGAGCGGCGTGTCCGCCGGCAATCCCAAGAGTGACCGCGCCATCGCCTGGTCCAGCGGCCGCCAGCGGTCGATGTCGATGGGGTTGGGTACCACCGTCACCGGCCAACCATGCATCAGGGCGCTTTCGCGCACGCAATCAGCCAACCATCGGCTGGGCGTGGCGATGTGCAGCGGGCGGCGCCAGTGCGTGCGCTTTCGCCGCCAGGTCCAGCGGTTGAGGTCGAAACCGGATTCATGGGGCGGGCGATTGCCACGCCGGTATCCCTCGCGCCAGCGGCAGTCCTCTGTGTAATGCTCCGCCCCGCAGAAGGCCCACATGTCGTGCAATGTCCAGACGATGGGTTTCCGGATACGAGCGAGGTCCGGGATCGAGAGCATTTCGCCGCAGATCCAGTGCAGGTGGACGACGTCGGCGTCGCCGGAGTTGATTCGGTCTGGCCATCGCGAGGGGAGAATGGCGGGCGAATGTAAGACCGGGTTACCTGTCCTGAGGATTCCCGTGGCCAAGGCGCCTACACGCGGGCGGAGAGCCGCCAGAGTTTTTCTCCATGTGCCAAGCGGACCGCACACCGATGGTTCGTTCGAGTTGGCGTGATCCACGCATAAACGCGAGCGGAGGCCGTGCTTAAGCAAAGCATGATGGATTCGGTAGGCCGCGCGTGCTGCACCGCCGGAGAGGTCCGAGTAATTCAGGTGGTGAATGTTCATCCGGGTGATATCCACTTGGCGAGTCGGCCCAACTCCTGTCTTACGATGTTGAGAAGGGGGCCGATCCACTCTGAGACGCGTTCGGCGCGGCGGGCGGATTCCAGATCCAGTGTTGCATCCTTTCGAAAGACGAGTGCGTGTTCGGCTCCAGAGATACTTTCCACAAAGGCCAGCCCCATGGCTTGCATCACATGGGGAAATGTGAACCGCAAATGGAATGTCTTGGGC
Coding sequences within it:
- a CDS encoding glycosyltransferase family 2 protein, whose amino-acid sequence is MARRRAARPRIDAGFEKYRKAHHQKCMAKSPGQHILSQGIPVASVSTPADEARKEGGLNVTGRRKKSRWPVKPLISIITVVYNGGRTIEKTIKSVLDQSYKNIEYIIVDGKSTDNTLEIIKKYENRIDYWISEKDEGIYDAMNKGVKKASGDWILFLGADDILLDCLGQFAEIMDNPKNLYYGNVEFSSSGKTYGGKFNLIKLITKNIPHQAIFYPSFAFKEFSFETRYKVLADYALNLRLYAKKDIKFVYVPVCVSIFNDSGMSSRIVDEAFRLEASNIIKECYPITYIFYSFYKKISRYLRFMKP
- a CDS encoding glycosyltransferase, producing MINKSSTAVIILNYFGSEATFACVNSVKRSLEANIYLVDNSADLKEKEKLQDKYREDKGVILLSPPENLGFAAGVNLGLREALSDGFSRFLVLNNDAVLLDGAGPVLTDAFARHPGSLIAPAIAWGGEVCRGRYYHKYLGLITERPWWQGKGFLFYLTGCALAFDRDLLEKVGYFDESFFMYGEDLEYCFRAARENVPIILAKEVIVEHAGSAATRKGSFFYEYNMARAHWRLSFCLSDGFWDVFRALLGKSLVLSARALFRAIKYRSISPLAAFGLAPFPLPVRPRKK
- a CDS encoding glycosyltransferase family 4 protein, with protein sequence MNIHHLNYSDLSGGAARAAYRIHHALLKHGLRSRLCVDHANSNEPSVCGPLGTWRKTLAALRPRVGALATGILRTGNPVLHSPAILPSRWPDRINSGDADVVHLHWICGEMLSIPDLARIRKPIVWTLHDMWAFCGAEHYTEDCRWREGYRRGNRPPHESGFDLNRWTWRRKRTHWRRPLHIATPSRWLADCVRESALMHGWPVTVVPNPIDIDRWRPLDQAMARSLLGLPADTPLVLFGSMDGGRDPRKGFDLLLDALAHLHEKMEKLHLVVFGQPAPDRPPEPGFPVHYIGHLHDDISLCLLYNAADVLVIPSRQDNLPNTGVESLACGTPVVAFDTCGLPDIVEHKRTGYLARAFDTEDLAEGISWVLVDRERHRMLRTHARAAAVSRFSEKVIIPRYIDWYKQAQEEQGRHGAA